Proteins from a single region of Dictyostelium discoideum AX4 chromosome 5 chromosome, whole genome shotgun sequence:
- a CDS encoding FKBP-type peptidylprolyl cis-trans isomerase domain-containing protein — translation MNFSEEEEYSNRNAASSQKLGSLFKDNNAMSGNQSLQYTNNKTQSSANSNSPDVLISFPIHLYKFDNNKNEYVSSGSIATAIVGYKSSGKYQLLAYDNNKNYIVTVNITAQFNYSVTTIYGSFTDGNGQNWSMTFNSAEESTKYATHVAIAKCASGGYQQITFVDINNQSKTKPVANGDRVSIKYAGWLENNQRVGSLFDSNLQSETPFRFVVGEGKVIKGWDLGVIGMRKSAKRILVIPSELAYGKKGHSTIPPNTNLIFDLEVTGSKKKEGSEPSLPSLNGQPSNAPQQSLPTQLFDNSPVPQDDKANLLQRVAKLGRATGFTSPPPSDSENESNSRNSHSNNSHNNNNNNNSNSNNNSNSNSNNNNNNNNQNNNNNNNNQNNNQNNNNNNNYNNNNNNNNGYNNNNNNNGYNNNNNYNNNMNNNNGFNNGMNNGFGNNSMNGMNNGFNNGMNGMNNGMNGGFGMNGNMYTSSQSPQFNPMGTFGSAYNQQQALIGSGALVPIMPQHQQPSIIVASPPPPVQQAPPPTPAPAPPPPTPVIVQAPPAPVQSTTETIQILVEEKQFKKEIKHSIDQFNSKLDQVSSKFDSLAQPIVKGDVPISGVLLVQTLHRLVEDNEKLIKENVEKENRMVTLKENIATLHKKNEQFLEENTKMMESRNEAITDNVAQMRRQIIDLQKQKTLVEDDLADKQMLHTKSQSVINQLKRDYNTLQEELNSAKEENQKSIQDQEALKQAEKDYALKIRAFKKSLLDEKNARKSDIEKINSLEDELKDAQDSLTQAEKSNEESLKRLKLDMVRIKKRNDDKVSQLTLEITTLKDTLETERSALSSVQTLVENTRLETESKFNLLLIKKEEAIAAAELSLSEEQSKYNKLVQSNNQQIDQLQKLIDDAKKKLDHEKEEVIKSYKKGFAEGIESTKQENDLITTLQQQIQQLTTQYDDTKKSLIETKEKLSTLESQPPKTIVKEVIVKVPSDGTTVAVASSNNVDVAKEVKVCMQKVFVQVSESFDEDEEYSTDSIMSTFKDVIKRVTVEYIQEQKEKQQQQQEKEEEEVVEEEEKEEEEKEEEEKEEEEKEEEKEEEKEQEEEEEEKEVVVEEIVTIAEEVKEEEVVVEEPVTVVEEVKEEKPTPAIEEPVVAKSQTVVDPLSTKDDEDDDDDEDDYDDINEEDLKNIDAEIEKMQQEMGDELEDDDDEEEEKEKETAPVVTKSEVVDPLSSTKEESEEEEEEETKVEVPVLEEEKEEEETKVEVPVLEDEQEDKVESDVEEKIVEPPTLDEDDFEKVEVPVLGDDEQDEKVVEEPAPEEEEETKVEVPVLNKDDDEDNEKDVASDSEETPSTPPPIDDVEEEEEKEEKVVEQVKEEINETKFESSPFAVDEPTTTEEKEEEKEEEKVEEEEEKVVEPPTIDDDETTAPVIPSIDNSPRQTTTEEEESSTTAATTSTTTTSSTPVKPDEADTTKKTPKKTSFFDFDDSPFSAETETETKSTAASSDPFADTTSSTPTSTKKKDFFSTDDDSLFGNSSDIFDKPSTTTKKDPFDTDSTDDLFGSIKTNKESTSTASSTSNGGLFDSDSLFGGISVAKSNNNTPSRQKQDFSSLFGSDPTISPLTETEPEEKEIVLPL, via the exons ATGAATTTTtctgaagaagaagaatacAGTAATAGAAACGCAGCTAGTTCACAAAAACTTGGATCACtatttaaagataataacGCAATGTCAGGTAACCAATCATTAcaatatacaaataataaaacacaaTCCTCagcaaattcaaattcaccagatgttttaatttctttcccaattcatttatataaatt tgataataataaaaatgaatatgtATCATCAGGTAGTATTGCAACAGCAATTGTAGGATATAAATCAAGTGGtaaatatcaattattaGCATATGACAATAATAAGAATTATATTGTCACAGTGAATATTACAGCACAATTCAATTATTCAGTGACAACAATCTATGGTAGTTTCACAGATGGTAATGGCCAAAACTGGTCAATGACATTCAACTCAGCAGAGGAATCAACTAAATATGCCACTCATGTTGCAATTGCCAAGTGTGCGAGTGGTGGTTATCAACAGATTACATTTGTCGATATCAACAATCAATCGAAAACCAAACCAGTTGCAAATGGTGATCGTGTTTCAATAAAGTATGCAGGTTGGTTAGAGAACAATCAAAGAGTTGGTAGTTTATTCGACTCTAATCTCCAATCGGAAACACCATTCCGTTTTGTAGTTGGTGAAGGTAAAGTCATCAAAGGTTGGGATTTAGGTGTCATTGGTATGAGAAAATCCGCTAAAAGAATCTTGGTCATTCCTTCAGAATTAGCATATGGTAAGAAAGGTCATTCAACCATTCCACcaaatacaaatttaatCTTTGACCTTGAAGTCACTGgttcaaagaaaaaagaagGTTCTGAACCTTCACTTCCATCTTTAAATGGTCAACCATCAAATGCTCCACAACAATCCTTACCAActcaattatttgataattctcCAGTACCACAA gaTGATAAAGCTAATTTACTTCAAAGAGTTGCTAAATTAGGTAGAGCCACTGGTTTCACTTCTCCACCACCATCTGATAGTGAGAATGAATCAAACTCAAGAAATTCACATAGCAATAATAGtcacaataacaataataataacaatagcaatagcaataacaatagcaatagcaatagcaataacaacaataataataataaccaaaataataataataacaataacaaccaAAATAACaaccaaaataataacaataacaacaattataataacaataataataataacaatggttataataataacaataataataatggttataataataacaataattataataataatatgaataataataatggatttaataatggtatgAATAATGgatttggtaataatagtatgaATGGTATGAATAATGgatttaataatggtatgAATGGTATGAATAATGGTATGAATGGTGGATTTGGTATGAATGGTAATATGTATACATCATCACAATCACCACAATTCAATCCAATGGGCACATTTGGATCAGCttataatcaacaacaagcaTTGATTGGATCAGGTGCATTGGTACCAATTATGccacaacatcaacaaccatCAATTATTGTtgcatcaccaccaccaccagttCAACaagcaccaccaccaacaccagcACCagctccaccaccaccaactccAGTGATTGTTCAAGCACCACCAGCACCAGTACAATCAACCACTGAAACCATTCAAATCTTGGTTGAAGAGAAACAATTCAAAAAGGAGATTAAACATTCTATCGATCAATTCAATAGTAAATTAGATCAAGTTAGTAGTAAATTTGACTCATTGGCACAACCAATCGTTAAAGGCGATGTACCAATCTCTGGTGTGCTATTAGTTCAAACACTTCATAGATTAGTTGAAGACAATGAAAAATTGATCAAAGAGAACGTTGAAAAAGAGAATCGTATGGTTACACTAAAGGAAAACATTGCTACCCTTCATAAAAAGAATGAACAATTCCTCGAAGAGAACACTAAAATGATGGAATCACGTAATGAAGCAATCACTGATAATGTCGCTCAAATGAGAAGACAAATCATTGAccttcaaaaacaaaaaacattGGTTGAGGATGATCTCGCCGATAAACAAATGTTACACACTAAATCACAATCAGttatcaatcaattaaagagaGACTACAACACCCTTCAAGAGGAACTCAACTCTGCCAAAGAAGAGAACCAAAAGAGTATTCAAGATCAAGAGGCACTCAAACAAGCTGAAAAAGATTATGCCCTTAAAATCCGTGCTTTCAAAAAGAGTTTACTCGATGAAAAGAACGCCAGAAAAtctgatattgaaaaaatcaACTCTTTGGAGGACGAGTTAAAGGATGCTCAAGATAGTTTGACTCAAGCAGAGAAAAGCAATGAAGAGTCCTTAAAGAGACTTAAATTGGATATGGttagaattaaaaagagAAACGATGATAAGGTCTCTCAATTAACTTTGGAGATTACAACACTCAAAGATACCTTGGAAACTGAACGTTCAGCTTTATCCTCTGTTCAAACTTTGGTTGAAAATACTCGTTTAGAGACTGAATCCAAATTCAATCttttattaatcaaaaaGGAGGAAGCTATCGCTGCTGCTGAATTATCACTTAGTGAGGAACAATCGAAATATAATAAACTCGTACAATCAAATAACCAACAAATCgatcaattacaaaaattaatcGATGATgctaaaaagaaattggatCATGAGAAAGAGGAAGTCATTAAATCATACAAAAAAGGTTTCGCCGAAGGTATTGAATCAACTAAACAAGAGAATGATTTAATCACCAcccttcaacaacaaattcaacaattaacaACTCAATATGATGATACAAagaaatctttaattgaaacTAAAGAGAAATTATCAACTTTAGAATCACAACCACCAAAAACTATCGTTAAAGAAGTTATTGTTAAAGTTCCATCCGATGGTACCACTGTTGCTGTTGCATCTTCAAACAATGTTGATGTCGCTAAAGAAGTTAAAGTTTGTATGCAAAAAGTATTTGTTCAAGTATCTGAATCatttgatgaagatgaagaatatTCAACTGATTCTATCATGTCAACATTTAAAGATGTAATTAAAAGAGTTACTGTTGAATACATTcaagaacaaaaagaaaaacaacaacaacaacaagaaaaagaagaagaagaagttgtagaagaagaagaaaaagaagaagaagaaaaagaagaagaagaaaaagaagaagaagaaaaagaagaagaaaaagaagaagaaaaagaacaagaagaagaagaagaagaaaaagaagttgttgttgaagaaaTAGTTACTATTGCTGAAGAAgttaaagaagaagaagttgttgttgaagaacCAGTCACTGTTGTTGAAGAAgttaaagaagaaaaacCAACACCAGCAATTGAAGAACCAGTTGTCGCTAAATCACAAACTGTCGTTGATCCACTCTCTActaaagatgatgaagatgatgacgACGATGAAGACGATTATGATGATATCAATGAAGAAGAtcttaaaaatattgatgcCGAAATTGAAAAGATGCAACAAGAAATGGGTGATGAACTTGAAGACGATGATGacgaagaagaagaaaaagaaaaagaaacagCTCCAGTTGTTACTAAATCAGAAGTTGTTGATCCACTCTCATCTACTAAAGAAGAAtctgaagaagaagaagaagaggaaacTAAAGTTGAAGTACCAGTtttagaagaagaaaaagaagaagaagaaaccAAAGTTGAAGTTCCAGTTTTAGAAGATGAACAAGAAGATAAAGTTGAATCAGACGTTGAAGAGAAAATTGTTGAACCACCAACTTTAGATGAAGACgattttgaaaaagttgAAGTACCAGTTTTAGGAGATGATGAACAAGATGAAAAAGTTGTTGAAGAACCAGCTccagaagaagaagaggaaacTAAAGTTGAAGTTccagttttaaataaagatgatgatgaagataatgaaaaagatgtTGCATCAGATTCTGAAGAAACACCATCAACTCCACCACCAATTGATGATgtagaagaggaagaagaaaaagaagaaaaagttgTTGAACAAGttaaagaagaaattaatgaaactaAATTTGAATCATCACCATTTGCTGTTGATGAACCAACAACTactgaagaaaaagaagaagagaaagaagaagaaaaagtagaagaagaagaggaaaaAGTTGTTGAACCACCAactattgatgatgatgaaacaaCTGCACCAGTAATtccatcaattgataattcacCAAGACAAACCACTactgaagaagaagaatcaTCAACTACTGCCGCTACCACTTCCACAACTACAACTTCATCAACACCAGTTAAACCAGATGAAGCTGATACCACAAAGAAAACACCAAAGAAGACATCattctttgattttgatgataGTCCATTCTCAGCTGAAACTGAAACCGAAACTAAATCAACAGCTGCATCATCTGATCCATTTGCCGATACAACTTCATCAACTCCAACTTCAActaaaaagaaagatttCTTTAGTACTGATGACGATAGTTTATTTGGAAACTCTAGTGACATTTTCGATAAACCTTCAACTACCACCAAGAAAGATCCATTCGATACAGATTCAACTGATGATCTTTTtggttcaattaaaacaaacaaagaatcaacatcaacagcaTCATCAACTTCAAATGGTGGTCTCTTTGATTCAGATTCATTATTTGGTGGAATCAGCGTtgcaaaatcaaataataatactccATCAAGACAAAAACAAGATTTCTCTTCATTATTTGGTTCTGATCCAACCATTTCACCATTAACTGAAACTGAAccagaagaaaaagaaatagttTTACcactttaa